The following coding sequences are from one Apodemus sylvaticus chromosome X, mApoSyl1.1, whole genome shotgun sequence window:
- the Igbp1 gene encoding immunoglobulin-binding protein 1 → MAASEEELLLPRLPELFETSKKLLEDVEVATEPTGSRTVQDKVSKGLELLEKAAGMLSQLDLFSRNEDLEEIASTDLKYLMVPALQGALTMKQVNPSKRLDHLQRAREHFIHFLTQCHCYHVAEFQLPQTKTNSAEKNTASSSMAYPNLVAMASQRQAKIERYKQKKEVEHRLSALKSAVESGQADDERVREYYLLHLRRWIGISLEEIESIDQEIKILKEKDSPREESACHSSLPEKPPMKPFILTRNKAQAKVFGTGYPSLATMTVSDWYEQHQKFGALPDRGIAKPVSADFQRAAQQQEDQEQKDEENEEKALHRMREWDDWKDTHPRGYGNRQNMG, encoded by the exons ATGGCAGCGTCTGAAGAGGAGTTACTGCTGCCGCGGCTTCCGGAGCTCTTCGAAACCAGCAAGAAACTTCTGGAGGACGTGGAAGTAGCAACCGAACCCACCGGCTCCCGAACAGTCCAGGATAAGGTGTCCAAAGGACTAGAACTCCTTGAGAAGGCTGCTGGAATGTTATCGCAGCTTGATTTGTTCAG CCGAAATGAAGATTTAGAAGAGATTGCTTCCACCGACCTGAAGTACCTGATGGTGCCGGCGTTGCAAGGAGCTCTCACCATGAAACAAGTCAACCCCAGCAAGCGTCTAGATCATTTGCAGCGGGCTCGAGAACACTTCATACATTTCTTAACTCAGTGTCATTGCTACCATGTAGCAGAGTTTCAGCTACCCCAAACCAAGACTAACTCAGCTGAAAAGAATACTGCTAGCTCCTCCATGGCCTATCCAAATCTCGTTGCTATGGCATCTCAAAGACAGGCTAAAATAGAGAG ATACAAGCAGAAGAAGGAGGTGGAACATAGGTTGTCTGCACTGAAATCTGCTGTGGAAAGTGGCCAAGCAGATGATGAGCGTGTTCGTGAATATTACCTCCTTCACCTTCGGAGGTGGATTGGGATCAGCTTAGAAGAGATTGAGAGCATTGACCAGGAAATAAAGATCCTGAAAGAAAAAGACTCTCCAAGAGAG GAATCAGCTTGTCACTCATCTCTTCCAGAGAAGCCGCCAATGAAACCCTTCATCCTCACTCGGAACAAGGCACAAGCCAA AGTGTTTGGAACTGGTTATCCAAGCCTGGCAACTATGACGGTGAGTGACTGGTATGAACAGCATCAGAAATTCGGAGCATTGCCAGATCGGGGAATAGCCAAGCCGGTCTCAG CTGATTTCCAAAGAGCAGCTCAacagcaggaagatcaagagcaAAAGGATgaagagaatgaggagaaagCCTTGCACAGGATGCGAGAGTGGGACGACTGGAAAGACACCCATCCCAGG